One Cupriavidus taiwanensis LMG 19424 DNA segment encodes these proteins:
- a CDS encoding NAD(P)H-dependent flavin oxidoreductase: MTHATSAADRLPLLRKLGIRTPIIQAPMAGVSTTALAAAVTNAGGLGSLGVGAMDAEAARKAIRETRALTSGPFNVNVFCHAPAVADAAREQAWLAYLAPRFAEFGATPPATLREIYRSYVTDEAMHAMLLEERPAVVSFHFGLPDAGRIRALRDAGIVLLASATSLDEARAIEAAGIDAIVAQGIEAGGHRGVFDPSAVDEGLGTFALVRVLSTQTRLPVIAAGGIMDGAGIAAALALGAQAAQLGTAFIACPETVADGPYREALLQARKPTVLTRAISGRHARGLANRFTELGAAASAPATPDYPIAYDAGKALHAAAKARGSADFAAHWAGQAAPLARALPAAELVAALAGELAASVRALGTLAETLG, encoded by the coding sequence TTGACCCACGCCACCTCCGCCGCTGACCGCCTGCCCCTGTTGCGCAAGCTTGGCATCCGCACACCCATCATCCAGGCCCCCATGGCCGGTGTCAGCACGACCGCGCTGGCCGCGGCCGTCACCAATGCCGGCGGGCTCGGTTCGCTCGGCGTTGGTGCCATGGATGCCGAGGCCGCGCGCAAGGCCATCCGCGAGACCCGCGCGCTGACCAGTGGCCCGTTCAACGTCAATGTGTTCTGCCATGCGCCGGCCGTCGCCGATGCCGCGCGCGAGCAGGCATGGCTGGCCTACCTCGCTCCGCGCTTTGCCGAATTCGGCGCCACCCCGCCCGCAACGCTGCGCGAGATCTACCGCAGCTACGTCACCGACGAAGCCATGCACGCGATGCTGCTGGAAGAACGCCCGGCCGTGGTCAGCTTCCATTTCGGGCTGCCCGATGCGGGGCGGATCCGCGCGCTGCGCGACGCCGGCATCGTGCTGCTGGCCAGCGCCACCTCGCTCGATGAAGCGCGTGCCATCGAGGCGGCCGGCATCGACGCGATCGTCGCGCAGGGCATCGAGGCCGGCGGCCATCGCGGCGTGTTCGACCCCTCCGCCGTCGACGAGGGACTGGGCACCTTCGCGCTGGTACGCGTGCTGTCGACCCAGACCCGCCTGCCGGTGATCGCCGCGGGCGGCATCATGGACGGTGCCGGCATTGCCGCGGCGCTGGCGCTCGGCGCACAGGCCGCGCAGCTTGGCACCGCCTTTATCGCCTGCCCCGAAACCGTCGCCGACGGCCCCTACCGCGAGGCACTGCTGCAGGCGCGCAAGCCGACCGTGCTGACCCGGGCCATTTCCGGCCGCCATGCGCGCGGCCTGGCCAACCGCTTTACCGAGCTGGGTGCCGCCGCCAGCGCGCCCGCCACGCCCGACTACCCGATCGCCTACGACGCCGGCAAGGCCCTGCATGCCGCCGCCAAGGCGCGTGGCAGCGCAGACTTTGCCGCGCATTGGGCCGGCCAGGCCGCGCCGCTGGCGCGCGCGTTGCCCGCGGCGGAACTGGTCGCGGCGCTGGCCGGCGAACTTGCCGCCAGTGTGCGCGCGCTGGGCACGCTGGCGGAAACGCTCGGATAA
- a CDS encoding methyltransferase domain-containing protein, translating into MPVDRDYFAGLYGRNEDPWGIGTRWYEARKRALLLATLPRERFARAFEPGCGGGHLSVALAPRCDALVAMELAESAAEQARQRLAPFPQACVLTGELPQQWPEGSFDLMVFSELGYYFPKPDWHEVAAMAARTLADDGVIVACHFRHPFAEQQITAQAVHEAIGAQRGLYRHIRHEEPDFVLELWTRQLEMRLA; encoded by the coding sequence ATGCCGGTCGACCGCGACTATTTCGCCGGCCTGTACGGCCGCAATGAAGATCCCTGGGGCATCGGCACGCGCTGGTACGAAGCGCGCAAGCGCGCCCTGCTGCTGGCCACGTTGCCGCGCGAGCGCTTCGCCCGCGCCTTCGAACCCGGCTGCGGCGGCGGCCACCTGAGCGTGGCGCTGGCGCCGCGCTGCGATGCGCTGGTAGCGATGGAGCTGGCCGAGAGCGCTGCCGAGCAGGCGCGGCAACGGCTGGCACCGTTCCCGCAGGCATGCGTGCTGACCGGCGAATTGCCACAGCAATGGCCGGAAGGCAGCTTTGACCTGATGGTGTTTTCCGAACTGGGCTACTACTTTCCCAAACCCGACTGGCACGAAGTCGCGGCAATGGCCGCGCGCACGCTGGCCGACGACGGCGTGATCGTCGCCTGCCATTTCCGGCATCCGTTCGCCGAGCAGCAGATCACCGCGCAGGCGGTGCACGAAGCCATCGGCGCGCAACGGGGGCTGTACCGGCATATCCGGCACGAGGAACCGGATTTCGTGCTGGAACTTTGGACAAGGCAGCTGGAGATGCGGCTGGCGTAG
- a CDS encoding GNAT family N-acetyltransferase, with amino-acid sequence MNTATIPHTGLRHAEHDTEVAACFALMRQLRPHLASAEELVARWRRQAATGYRLLVLWDHGKPVALAGWRLQENLVRGIHAYVDDLVTDANARSSGYGQQVMDRLKHEARQAGCRTLVLDTPLANVLGHRFYYRNDLLASALHFHFPLEDNHR; translated from the coding sequence ATGAACACCGCCACCATTCCGCACACCGGACTCCGGCATGCCGAACATGACACCGAAGTGGCCGCCTGTTTTGCGCTGATGCGGCAATTGCGTCCGCACCTGGCATCGGCCGAGGAACTGGTGGCGCGCTGGCGCCGCCAGGCCGCGACGGGCTATCGCCTGCTGGTGCTATGGGACCACGGCAAGCCGGTGGCACTGGCCGGCTGGCGCCTGCAGGAAAACCTGGTCCGCGGCATCCACGCCTATGTCGACGACCTCGTCACCGACGCGAACGCGCGCAGCAGCGGCTACGGGCAACAGGTGATGGACCGGCTGAAACACGAGGCGCGCCAGGCCGGCTGCCGCACGCTGGTCCTCGATACGCCACTCGCCAACGTGCTCGGCCACCGCTTCTACTACCGCAACGACCTGCTGGCGAGCGCGCTCCATTTCCATTTCCCCCTGGAGGACAACCACCGATGA
- a CDS encoding FMN-dependent NADH-azoreductase: MTTLLHLSVSSRGEASGSRQAAARLLGQIGAGPLRVIARDLAEQPLPHPDRAHVEASLMPPEQRGPAEHAALALSETLIAELESADAVLISTPMHNFTVPSALKAWIDLVVRPNRTFQNTPAGKVGMLANRPVLAVVTCGGPFREGPGSQQDFLSPYLKYVFAAIGITQVEVMRLERMNWGPDFAQMALDSVRVPAGWPREMAPA, from the coding sequence ATGACTACCTTGCTTCACCTCAGCGTCAGCAGCCGCGGCGAGGCCTCTGGCAGCCGGCAGGCCGCCGCGCGCCTGCTCGGCCAGATCGGCGCTGGCCCGCTGCGCGTGATCGCGCGCGACCTGGCCGAGCAGCCGCTGCCGCACCCGGATCGCGCCCACGTCGAAGCCAGCCTGATGCCGCCCGAGCAGCGCGGCCCGGCCGAGCATGCGGCGCTGGCGCTGTCGGAAACGCTGATCGCCGAACTGGAATCGGCCGACGCCGTGCTGATCTCGACGCCGATGCATAACTTCACCGTGCCGTCGGCGCTCAAGGCCTGGATCGACCTGGTGGTGCGGCCCAACCGCACCTTCCAGAATACGCCGGCCGGCAAGGTCGGCATGCTGGCGAACCGGCCGGTGCTGGCGGTGGTCACGTGCGGCGGCCCGTTCCGCGAAGGGCCGGGCAGCCAGCAGGATTTCCTGTCGCCATACCTCAAGTATGTGTTTGCGGCGATCGGCATCACTCAGGTCGAAGTGATGCGCCTGGAACGCATGAACTGGGGTCCGGACTTTGCGCAAATGGCGCTGGACAGCGTGCGGGTACCGGCGGGCTGGCCGCGGGAGATGGCACCCGCCTGA
- a CDS encoding LysR family transcriptional regulator — protein sequence MELAELEIFRAVATEQSITRAARLLDRVQSNVTTRVKQLEEALGVALFQRDSKRMLLTPEGHRLLAYANQMLALAEEARQSVQGAAPSGRLRIGTMESAAANRLPMPLARFHAAWPGVEIEIRTGTTRALVDAVLDHRLDCAVVAHPGEGPARAADMDELAPGLEGTYLFTEHLQLVLPGSHPKARGPQDVALRRLAAFPKGCTYRQCAEDWLAQGTDDMRQRLAITEMPSYHAMLACVSAGTAMAILPRSLLALHRDAVDVQTVPVRAVHTYIVKRAGYATHACDAFVRELRDG from the coding sequence ATGGAACTGGCCGAACTTGAAATCTTCCGCGCCGTAGCTACGGAGCAAAGCATCACCCGCGCCGCGCGCCTGCTGGACCGGGTGCAGTCCAACGTCACCACGCGCGTCAAGCAGCTGGAAGAGGCGCTTGGCGTGGCGCTGTTCCAGCGCGACAGCAAGCGCATGCTGCTGACACCCGAGGGTCACCGGCTGCTCGCCTATGCCAACCAGATGCTGGCGCTGGCCGAAGAAGCGCGGCAGTCGGTGCAGGGCGCCGCGCCGTCGGGTCGCCTGCGCATCGGCACCATGGAAAGCGCCGCCGCCAATCGCCTGCCGATGCCGCTGGCGCGCTTCCACGCGGCCTGGCCCGGCGTGGAAATCGAGATCCGCACCGGCACCACGCGCGCGCTGGTCGACGCCGTGCTCGACCACCGGCTCGATTGCGCCGTGGTGGCGCATCCCGGCGAAGGGCCGGCGCGCGCGGCCGACATGGACGAACTGGCTCCCGGCCTGGAAGGTACCTACCTGTTCACCGAGCACCTGCAGCTGGTGCTGCCCGGCAGCCACCCCAAGGCGCGCGGGCCGCAGGACGTCGCGTTGCGCCGCCTGGCCGCCTTCCCCAAGGGCTGCACCTACCGCCAGTGCGCGGAAGACTGGCTGGCGCAGGGCACCGACGACATGCGCCAGCGCCTGGCTATCACCGAGATGCCGTCGTACCACGCCATGCTGGCGTGCGTCAGCGCCGGCACGGCAATGGCCATCCTCCCGCGCTCGCTGCTGGCGCTGCACCGTGACGCGGTCGACGTGCAGACCGTGCCGGTGCGCGCGGTGCACACGTATATCGTCAAGCGTGCCGGCTATGCCACGCACGCCTGCGACGCCTTCGTGCGCGAACTGCGCGATGGCTGA
- a CDS encoding DUF3772 domain-containing protein yields the protein MSNVSRLALGLALAALCHLMPATLPAANAAPASEAASATEAQQPPALTHAEATAELKRLQTEQDRIKQQASDPDGTTKLDELDHDLHKLDADVDKLSAALAPQRNQLQAQLDVLGPPPSDGIAKEAPAVVRQRAELNARRQQLDAQLKQAAESKENIANLSGQIARLQRSQLKDQLALRSDSILNPQFWKPMVNPAAEDRARMAAFLDQVEPMVQLAWQPSQRAATIALLLLALGVWLLGKRLAERALAWFCLNKLPPTRLRRSALALATTLATVATTGLAVQIVYNAFTRNYELPPDLLTLYGGLVKLTLTSALIAGLGRALLCTRHPSWRLPALADPVARAMKPFPAVLAGLLLLAGALEQLNRIADTSVQVTLLGRGLVSLVVVLTIGAALLRANRVRNELAAAGEQPEARATLAGMIHAGVTLIVIVSMVALLAGYISFARFLTYELVWFDIVLCSLYLLTQVTRDLFESLFSTQHASGQVIKQLFGVDDARLEQAATILSGIGASLLLLLAVVALLTGGFGTTPADLVNSLVTVLGGEKLRSLNIMPERILNALVALGVGIWLLRTVRRWLDAELLPKLCMEPGLRASLITLFSNVGYVLLVLLTLSLLGVRWDNLAWIVSALSVGIGFGLQEIVKNFVSGLILLTERPVKVGDMVSIAGVEGDIRRINVRATEIQLGDRSTVIVPNSQLISQNLRNVTMSNSTQGVASLQLTFPLNTDPEQLRDLLLDVYRENESILDVPAPSVMFSQLAPNGITLSVTGYVGSPRIAANTRSDLLFEILKRLRAAGISLSVPQSLRLENMPPFGPEPERALATG from the coding sequence ATGAGCAACGTTTCACGGCTCGCACTGGGCCTTGCGCTCGCTGCGCTATGCCACCTGATGCCAGCCACCCTGCCCGCCGCGAACGCGGCGCCGGCATCCGAGGCCGCTTCCGCCACCGAGGCGCAACAGCCGCCCGCCCTGACCCACGCCGAAGCCACCGCCGAACTCAAGCGCCTGCAGACCGAGCAGGACCGCATCAAGCAGCAGGCCTCCGATCCCGACGGCACCACCAAGCTGGACGAGCTGGATCATGACCTGCACAAGCTCGATGCCGATGTCGACAAGCTGTCCGCCGCGCTGGCGCCGCAGCGCAACCAGCTGCAGGCGCAGCTCGACGTGCTGGGCCCCCCGCCATCGGACGGCATCGCCAAGGAAGCCCCGGCGGTGGTCCGGCAGCGCGCCGAACTGAATGCGCGGCGCCAGCAGCTCGATGCGCAGCTCAAGCAGGCGGCCGAGAGCAAGGAGAACATCGCCAACCTGAGCGGCCAGATTGCACGGCTGCAGCGCAGCCAGCTGAAAGACCAGCTGGCGCTGCGCTCGGACAGCATCCTGAACCCGCAGTTCTGGAAGCCGATGGTGAACCCCGCCGCCGAGGACCGCGCGCGCATGGCCGCGTTCCTGGACCAGGTGGAGCCGATGGTGCAGCTGGCGTGGCAGCCGTCGCAGCGCGCCGCCACCATCGCCCTGCTGCTGCTCGCGCTGGGCGTGTGGCTGCTGGGCAAGCGCCTGGCCGAACGCGCGCTGGCCTGGTTCTGCCTGAACAAGCTGCCGCCGACCCGGCTGCGGCGCAGTGCGCTGGCGCTGGCCACCACGCTCGCGACGGTGGCCACCACGGGGCTGGCGGTGCAGATCGTCTACAACGCCTTCACCCGCAACTATGAACTGCCGCCGGACCTGCTGACGCTGTACGGCGGACTGGTCAAGCTGACCCTGACCAGCGCCCTGATCGCGGGCCTCGGGCGCGCGCTGCTGTGCACGCGCCACCCGTCCTGGCGGCTGCCCGCGCTGGCCGATCCGGTGGCGCGGGCGATGAAGCCATTCCCCGCGGTGCTGGCCGGGCTGCTCTTGCTGGCCGGCGCGCTGGAACAGCTCAACCGCATTGCCGATACCAGCGTGCAGGTCACGCTGCTGGGGCGCGGACTGGTCTCGCTGGTGGTGGTGCTGACCATCGGCGCGGCGCTGCTGCGCGCCAACCGCGTGCGCAACGAGCTGGCGGCGGCGGGCGAGCAGCCCGAGGCGCGCGCCACGCTGGCCGGCATGATCCACGCTGGCGTCACGCTGATCGTGATCGTGTCGATGGTGGCGCTGCTGGCGGGCTATATCAGCTTCGCGCGCTTCCTGACCTATGAGCTGGTCTGGTTCGACATCGTGCTGTGCAGCCTGTACCTGCTGACCCAGGTGACGCGCGACCTGTTCGAAAGCCTGTTCTCGACCCAGCACGCCAGCGGCCAGGTGATCAAGCAGCTGTTTGGCGTCGACGATGCGCGCCTGGAACAGGCCGCCACCATCCTGTCCGGCATCGGCGCCAGCCTGTTGCTGCTGCTGGCCGTGGTGGCGCTGCTGACCGGCGGCTTCGGCACCACCCCCGCCGACCTGGTCAACAGCCTCGTCACCGTGCTGGGTGGCGAAAAGCTGCGCAGCCTGAACATCATGCCCGAGCGCATCCTCAATGCGCTGGTCGCGCTGGGCGTGGGGATCTGGCTGCTGCGCACCGTGCGGCGCTGGCTCGATGCCGAGCTGCTGCCCAAGCTGTGCATGGAGCCGGGCCTGCGCGCGTCGCTGATCACGCTGTTCAGCAATGTCGGCTATGTGCTGCTGGTGCTGCTGACGCTGTCGCTGCTGGGCGTGCGCTGGGACAACCTGGCGTGGATCGTCAGCGCGCTGTCGGTCGGCATCGGCTTCGGCCTGCAGGAGATCGTGAAGAACTTCGTCTCGGGCCTGATCCTGCTGACCGAGCGCCCGGTCAAGGTGGGCGACATGGTCAGCATCGCCGGCGTCGAGGGCGACATCCGCCGCATCAATGTGCGCGCCACCGAGATCCAGCTGGGCGACCGCTCCACGGTGATCGTGCCCAATTCGCAGCTGATCTCGCAGAACCTGCGCAATGTCACCATGAGCAACAGCACCCAGGGGGTGGCCTCGCTGCAGCTTACCTTCCCGCTGAACACCGACCCCGAGCAGCTGCGCGACCTGCTGCTCGACGTCTACCGCGAGAACGAAAGCATCCTCGACGTGCCCGCCCCGTCCGTGATGTTCAGCCAGCTGGCGCCCAACGGCATCACGCTGTCGGTGACCGGCTATGTCGGCAGCCCGCGCATCGCCGCGAACACGCGCAGCGACCTGCTGTTCGAGATCCTCAAGCGGCTGCGCGCCGCCGGCATCTCGCTGTCGGTGCCGCAATCGCTGCGGCTGGAGAACATGCCGCCGTTCGGGCCGGAACCGGAGCGCGCGCTGGCGACCGGCTGA
- a CDS encoding MarR family winged helix-turn-helix transcriptional regulator, which yields MRKTTSREGAPGADISAVPAPGEGKRGESGHLGYLLRQAGAANRLRMERALADLNVTPPQFVVLTMLGAYPGLSGADLARLALLTPQTVSVIVGNLEKAGHIERAPHPVHGRIQTIALTKQGKALLGQCRERVMVNEARLAAGLSAQEEQLIRRWLVAVAVDADAAGEAAL from the coding sequence ATGCGCAAGACAACCTCCCGCGAGGGCGCCCCGGGCGCGGACATCTCTGCCGTTCCGGCGCCGGGCGAAGGCAAGCGCGGCGAGAGCGGCCACCTTGGCTACCTGCTGCGGCAGGCGGGCGCGGCCAATCGGCTGCGCATGGAGCGGGCGCTGGCCGACCTGAACGTGACGCCGCCGCAGTTCGTGGTGCTGACCATGCTGGGCGCGTATCCGGGGTTGTCCGGCGCCGACCTGGCGCGGCTGGCGCTGCTGACGCCGCAGACCGTCAGCGTGATCGTCGGCAACCTGGAGAAGGCGGGCCATATCGAGCGCGCGCCGCATCCGGTGCACGGCCGCATCCAGACCATCGCGCTGACGAAGCAGGGCAAGGCCTTGCTGGGCCAGTGCCGCGAACGCGTCATGGTCAACGAGGCCCGCCTGGCGGCGGGCCTGTCGGCGCAGGAAGAGCAGCTAATTCGCCGGTGGCTGGTGGCAGTGGCGGTCGACGCCGACGCGGCGGGTGAGGCCGCGTTATAG
- a CDS encoding carboxymuconolactone decarboxylase family protein — protein MPDPHASMTFESFTRAAPAVYAALRALGTAVDDSGLDKRLTELVKVRVSQLNGCAFCLQFHLNLARRHGVDARKLDLVAVWREAGVHSAREQAALGWAEALTVLGASAGAGAEHARQQALARVREHFSESEIPFLAASIAAIQAWNRIAAGLQFPPPPAEPARSAA, from the coding sequence ATGCCGGATCCGCATGCCAGCATGACGTTCGAATCGTTCACGCGCGCCGCGCCCGCGGTGTACGCGGCCCTGCGCGCGCTCGGCACCGCCGTGGATGACTCGGGGCTCGACAAGCGCTTGACCGAGCTGGTCAAGGTGCGCGTCTCGCAGCTCAACGGCTGCGCCTTCTGCCTGCAGTTCCACCTGAACCTGGCGCGCCGGCATGGCGTGGACGCGCGCAAGCTGGATCTGGTCGCGGTCTGGCGCGAAGCCGGCGTCCATTCCGCGCGCGAGCAGGCGGCGCTGGGCTGGGCCGAGGCCTTGACCGTGCTGGGCGCCAGCGCGGGGGCCGGCGCGGAACACGCCCGTCAGCAGGCGCTGGCCCGGGTGCGCGAGCATTTCAGCGAGAGCGAGATCCCTTTCCTGGCCGCTTCGATCGCAGCAATCCAGGCATGGAACCGGATTGCGGCCGGCCTGCAGTTCCCGCCGCCGCCCGCCGAACCCGCACGGAGCGCCGCATGA